In the Capillibacterium thermochitinicola genome, one interval contains:
- a CDS encoding site-2 protease family protein, with product MFKIKLNPFLYPLFFLAGLTGEISTVVLAFFSVLLHETAHLVTAFSFGYRTLCVELFPFGGVARMEASLFNDPVAEAITAVAGPVQSILLAFFCRTFAPILHLPALTGDLARINLGLGLFNLLPLFPLDGGRILRSVLVRKLGYKKATTYTNNWTKAVVCLAGPPLVWLSLKKMVPFQLPLVLFFLLIADRENNHFYSYLAQQTRRTSLLRANGLFSTKVWVVDAKRKVGEILPFLTGKDYHLFFLVDKHGKILGEVTEEELIRMINEDNMFNLKIEEIGVLNNDQPRPAGGNKD from the coding sequence ATGTTCAAGATTAAACTAAATCCCTTTTTGTACCCCCTTTTTTTTCTGGCCGGTTTAACCGGTGAAATCTCCACCGTGGTTCTGGCCTTCTTCTCGGTTTTATTGCATGAAACCGCCCACTTGGTTACGGCTTTTAGTTTTGGTTACCGGACTTTGTGCGTTGAATTGTTTCCTTTCGGCGGGGTCGCCCGAATGGAAGCCTCTTTATTTAATGATCCGGTGGCGGAAGCGATCACTGCGGTGGCCGGACCAGTGCAAAGTATCCTTCTGGCTTTCTTCTGCAGAACTTTCGCCCCTATTCTCCATTTGCCGGCGCTGACCGGAGATTTGGCCCGGATCAACCTGGGTTTGGGTCTTTTCAATCTTTTGCCCCTTTTTCCGCTGGACGGGGGAAGAATCCTCCGTTCGGTTCTGGTCCGTAAACTGGGATACAAAAAAGCAACCACTTATACGAACAACTGGACAAAGGCGGTTGTTTGTCTGGCGGGTCCCCCCCTGGTCTGGTTAAGCCTGAAAAAAATGGTTCCTTTCCAGCTTCCTTTGGTCCTCTTTTTTCTCCTCATTGCGGATAGGGAGAACAATCATTTCTATTCCTACCTGGCCCAACAAACAAGAAGAACATCCTTGTTGCGCGCAAATGGGCTTTTTTCCACCAAAGTATGGGTCGTCGACGCCAAGCGTAAAGTCGGTGAAATCCTTCCCTTTTTAACCGGCAAGGATTATCATCTCTTCTTTTTGGTTGACAAACATGGTAAAATTTTAGGTGAAGTCACGGAAGAAGAACTAATACGCATGATAAACGAGGACAATATGTTTAACCTAAAGATTGAAGAGATCGGGGTGTTAAACAACGATCAACCACGACCAGCAGGAGGGAATAAAGATTAA
- a CDS encoding cation-translocating P-type ATPase — MTPAELAMKLQTDINRGLRVAEAQRRLAQDGENRLQTKNRLSPWKLFFTEFADFMVLVLLGAVVISVALGEWHDALTILAIVFLNSILGFVQEYRAERSLEALRELSAPQAHVIRQGARKTIPASQVVRGDLVLVEAGHRVPADLRLLEVTGLEVDESPLTGESIPVPKTNRPLDSPQLELGDRKNMLFAGTTVTRGRGKGIAVATGMHTELGKIAGMLAESEAGLTPLQKRLEHLGKILVLVCIVICVLVGVIGIARGEDFRLMFLSAVSLAVAAIPEGLPAIVTIALALGVQRMIKRSVIIRRLPAVETLGCATVICSDKTGTLTQNQMMVTTCYLGGKEIEVTGDGFAPSGHFKWQGQEIRPLEDSSAFPDPSGLRMLLAAGLYCNNADLELIPKTKQWRLTGDPTEGALLALGLKAGLNRERVKRLAELEFTSERKRMSVLVEENGARFLYTKGAADLLLERSTKIRWWGTEVALDERHKQQLFQAMEKMARRSLRILALAYRPWTAEKSTLSEDDERGLVFLGMVGIKDPVRPGVKAAINLCRQAGIRTIMITGDFPVTARAVGEELGLLRRDGLVLTGTELDRLSPAELRRIIGQVDIFARVNPYHKLKIVQALKEQGEIVAMTGDGVNDAPAIKEADIGVAMGISGTDVTKEASAMVITDDNFASIVAAVEEGRGIYSNIRKFIRYLLGCNIGEILTMFSAVLLRLPFPLLPIQILWINLVTDGLPAIALGVEPTERGLMQEPPRPPQEGIFSRGLGYKVLIQGVTIGLITTAVFSFALKTGASMPVARTMSFCTLVFSQLSYVFACRSETQPLVKMRLWTNLYLLGAVAISGLMQFMVVSHPLARRLFQTVALPPSAWGIVFLGAIGSVVAAETVSWVGRYVKNKLA; from the coding sequence ATGACACCGGCCGAATTGGCAATGAAGCTCCAAACCGACATTAACCGGGGCCTGCGGGTGGCGGAAGCACAAAGACGTTTGGCGCAGGATGGTGAAAACCGGTTACAGACAAAAAACCGCCTTTCCCCTTGGAAGTTGTTCTTTACCGAATTTGCCGATTTCATGGTTTTGGTTCTCTTAGGTGCGGTTGTGATCTCCGTTGCCCTCGGCGAATGGCACGATGCCCTGACGATCCTGGCCATTGTCTTTTTGAATTCAATTTTAGGCTTTGTCCAGGAGTACCGGGCGGAACGTTCTTTGGAAGCCTTGCGCGAATTATCCGCACCACAAGCCCACGTCATCCGGCAAGGCGCGCGAAAAACCATTCCGGCCAGCCAAGTAGTCCGGGGCGATCTGGTTCTGGTGGAAGCCGGTCACCGGGTGCCCGCGGATCTGCGCTTATTGGAGGTTACCGGGCTTGAGGTGGATGAATCACCGTTGACCGGGGAATCGATCCCTGTCCCGAAAACCAATCGTCCGCTTGATTCCCCCCAATTGGAGTTGGGAGACCGTAAGAATATGCTCTTTGCCGGTACCACTGTGACGCGGGGACGGGGCAAGGGAATCGCGGTAGCCACCGGGATGCACACGGAGTTAGGGAAGATTGCCGGAATGCTGGCCGAAAGCGAAGCCGGACTAACCCCGCTCCAGAAACGTTTAGAGCATTTAGGCAAGATTCTGGTGCTGGTTTGCATTGTTATTTGTGTGTTGGTCGGCGTCATCGGGATCGCCCGCGGTGAAGACTTCCGGCTCATGTTTCTCTCCGCCGTTAGTTTGGCCGTGGCCGCGATACCCGAAGGTTTACCGGCCATCGTTACTATCGCCCTGGCTTTGGGGGTCCAGAGGATGATCAAACGATCGGTGATTATCCGGCGTCTCCCCGCAGTTGAAACTTTGGGTTGCGCCACCGTGATCTGCTCGGATAAAACCGGAACTTTAACGCAGAACCAAATGATGGTGACCACCTGTTATCTTGGGGGGAAAGAGATTGAGGTGACGGGGGACGGGTTTGCCCCCAGTGGTCACTTTAAATGGCAGGGCCAAGAAATCCGACCATTAGAAGATTCCTCTGCTTTTCCCGACCCATCTGGTTTGCGGATGCTTTTGGCCGCGGGTTTGTATTGTAACAATGCGGACTTGGAATTAATACCCAAGACAAAACAATGGCGCTTGACTGGTGATCCGACGGAAGGGGCGCTCCTGGCCTTGGGTTTAAAAGCGGGACTTAACCGGGAACGGGTCAAACGCCTGGCGGAACTGGAGTTTACTTCGGAGCGGAAACGCATGAGTGTCCTGGTGGAGGAGAACGGGGCCCGTTTTCTTTACACGAAAGGGGCGGCCGATCTGCTTTTGGAACGGTCGACCAAGATCCGGTGGTGGGGAACGGAAGTAGCCCTCGATGAACGGCATAAACAGCAATTATTCCAGGCCATGGAAAAAATGGCCCGCCGCTCTTTACGGATCCTGGCTCTGGCTTACCGGCCTTGGACCGCCGAAAAGTCTACTTTATCCGAGGATGACGAACGGGGACTGGTCTTTTTAGGGATGGTTGGGATCAAAGATCCGGTGCGCCCGGGGGTCAAAGCCGCGATCAACCTGTGTCGTCAGGCCGGGATCCGGACCATCATGATCACCGGCGATTTTCCTGTTACCGCCCGGGCCGTCGGCGAGGAGTTGGGGTTGCTGCGCCGGGACGGTTTGGTCCTGACTGGTACAGAGTTGGATCGTCTGTCTCCGGCGGAGCTACGGCGCATCATTGGCCAAGTGGATATCTTTGCCCGGGTTAATCCCTACCATAAATTAAAAATCGTCCAGGCTCTGAAAGAGCAAGGGGAGATTGTGGCGATGACCGGTGACGGGGTGAACGATGCCCCGGCGATTAAGGAAGCCGACATCGGCGTGGCGATGGGGATCAGCGGGACTGATGTGACGAAGGAAGCTTCGGCGATGGTGATTACCGACGATAATTTCGCCAGTATCGTTGCGGCCGTCGAAGAAGGCCGCGGGATCTACAGCAATATCCGTAAGTTCATCCGTTACTTGTTGGGTTGTAACATTGGGGAGATCCTGACCATGTTCAGCGCGGTCCTTCTCCGGCTGCCTTTTCCGCTTCTTCCCATCCAGATCCTCTGGATTAATCTGGTCACCGATGGGCTCCCGGCGATTGCCCTCGGGGTCGAACCGACGGAGCGCGGGCTGATGCAGGAGCCGCCCCGTCCGCCACAGGAAGGGATCTTCAGCCGGGGATTGGGTTATAAAGTGTTAATCCAGGGGGTAACCATCGGTCTGATCACAACAGCTGTTTTCAGTTTTGCCTTGAAAACCGGAGCCAGTATGCCGGTCGCACGGACAATGTCCTTTTGCACGCTGGTCTTTTCCCAACTGAGTTACGTTTTTGCCTGTCGTTCCGAAACCCAGCCTCTCGTCAAGATGCGTTTATGGACCAACCTTTATCTTCTCGGTGCCGTCGCCATCTCCGGGTTAATGCAGTTTATGGTTGTCTCTCACCCCTTGGCACGAAGACTGTTCCAAACGGTGGCGCTGCCGCCAAGCGCCTGGGGAATCGTCTTTTTGGGGGCTATTGGTTCAGTAGTGGCGGCGGAAACGGTGTCTTGGGTTGGGCGTTATGTGAAAAATAAGTTGGCTTAG
- a CDS encoding Rqc2 family fibronectin-binding protein, whose amino-acid sequence MPFDAFSIAHLTKELNEHLRNGRIDKIYQPDKETVIIEVFHPFPRRELQLLISAHPQFYRAHLVTEKPENPLRPPAFCMLLRKYLQGGRIIRLEQPTWERIIRLQIEVYDPEAGLTTFSLVFEAMGPNSNLILVNGEGIIVDALRRLAETTQREREILPGKPYLPPATPGRYHPANLTRAEWERIFQFSSGEQAIGTVLAKEIFGLSRPLLEETMQRAGVTTTMAVAEATTDLLRRLYDEVIAWHRRIAKEPVCFLYLDPSGSPLDFFPYQPLHLPAERLEPIADVNSAIVATLHRRNQEAVYQQKRAELKSIIKKAIQKAAKKRARQQAELTSAADAETYRLYGELIAAHLHEIKRGQTELVAPNYYHPQAAEVTIPLDPVLSPVANSQLYYKKYNKAKKGLEKIRAQLERTEVELEYYASLESALENSLSFADLLEIEAEMTEAGLLKAKNQPKQQTNTPVKNRPSLFRAADGWEILVGRNNKQNDQLTMKTAAPHDLWLHTQKIPGSHVIIRTQGKPVPPDVLLAAANLAVYYSKARGSSKVPVDYTERRHLRKPTGAPPGFVVYNRYQTLIIEPDPEILARLGAIDPSVQ is encoded by the coding sequence ATGCCCTTTGACGCTTTTTCGATTGCGCATTTAACCAAAGAATTAAATGAACACTTGAGGAACGGCCGGATCGACAAAATTTATCAACCCGATAAAGAAACGGTGATCATTGAAGTTTTCCATCCTTTTCCCCGGCGTGAACTCCAGCTTTTAATCTCGGCCCACCCTCAGTTTTACCGCGCCCACCTGGTTACAGAGAAGCCGGAGAATCCCCTCCGCCCTCCGGCCTTTTGTATGCTGCTACGCAAATATTTGCAAGGGGGGCGGATTATCCGGCTGGAGCAACCTACATGGGAACGGATTATCCGCCTGCAAATTGAAGTCTACGACCCGGAAGCCGGTTTAACGACGTTTTCGTTGGTCTTTGAAGCGATGGGCCCCAACAGCAATCTTATTTTAGTTAACGGAGAGGGAATCATCGTTGATGCGCTGCGGCGGCTTGCCGAAACAACCCAGCGGGAGCGGGAGATCCTTCCCGGCAAACCTTACTTGCCGCCGGCGACACCCGGGCGTTACCATCCGGCCAACCTCACCCGGGCGGAGTGGGAAAGGATCTTTCAGTTTTCATCCGGCGAACAAGCGATCGGAACGGTCCTGGCGAAAGAGATCTTCGGACTTTCCCGCCCGCTCCTAGAAGAGACTATGCAGCGGGCGGGCGTGACCACGACCATGGCCGTGGCCGAAGCCACCACCGATTTGCTGCGGCGCCTATATGACGAGGTTATCGCCTGGCACCGGCGGATTGCGAAAGAGCCGGTCTGTTTTCTTTATCTTGATCCCTCCGGCTCACCCCTGGACTTCTTCCCATACCAACCTCTTCATCTCCCCGCGGAAAGGTTAGAACCAATCGCGGATGTCAACAGCGCCATCGTCGCCACCCTGCACCGGCGCAACCAGGAGGCAGTCTACCAACAAAAACGGGCCGAGCTTAAAAGCATAATTAAAAAGGCGATCCAAAAAGCCGCCAAAAAACGCGCCCGGCAACAGGCCGAGCTGACCAGTGCGGCCGATGCCGAAACCTACCGGTTGTACGGAGAGTTGATCGCCGCCCATCTACACGAAATTAAACGGGGCCAAACCGAACTGGTCGCCCCGAACTATTACCATCCGCAAGCCGCGGAAGTGACCATTCCCCTCGATCCGGTTTTGAGTCCCGTCGCCAACTCCCAGCTATATTACAAAAAATACAACAAGGCCAAAAAAGGGCTGGAAAAGATCCGCGCCCAACTGGAGCGGACCGAAGTGGAACTGGAATACTATGCTTCACTGGAAAGTGCCCTGGAAAACTCCCTTTCTTTCGCCGATCTGTTAGAAATTGAGGCGGAAATGACCGAAGCCGGTCTTCTTAAAGCTAAAAACCAACCTAAACAACAGACCAACACTCCGGTGAAAAACCGGCCTTCCCTTTTCCGGGCGGCTGACGGTTGGGAGATCCTGGTCGGCCGCAATAACAAACAAAACGACCAACTGACCATGAAAACCGCCGCCCCCCATGACCTTTGGCTGCACACCCAAAAGATCCCCGGCAGCCATGTGATCATCCGCACCCAAGGGAAGCCGGTTCCGCCCGACGTTTTACTGGCCGCTGCCAACCTGGCCGTTTATTACAGTAAAGCCCGCGGGTCCAGCAAAGTCCCAGTTGACTACACCGAAAGACGACACCTGCGCAAACCCACCGGTGCTCCTCCCGGGTTTGTGGTTTATAACCGTTACCAAACCCTGATTATTGAGCCGGATCCCGAAATCTTGGCCCGGTTGGGGGCCATAGACCCTTCCGTCCAATAA
- a CDS encoding ferredoxin: protein MSYKGGDHLKTKVDPELCIACGLCISMCPDIYSWDDDGKAHAIEGPVPEDQESCAEEAAENCPTSAISTE from the coding sequence ATGTCGTACAAAGGGGGTGATCATCTGAAAACAAAGGTTGATCCGGAGCTCTGTATCGCCTGCGGTTTATGTATTAGCATGTGTCCGGACATATATTCTTGGGATGACGACGGCAAAGCCCATGCTATTGAGGGGCCGGTTCCCGAGGATCAAGAATCTTGTGCGGAGGAAGCCGCCGAAAACTGCCCAACCAGTGCCATCAGCACCGAATAA
- a CDS encoding family 16 glycosylhydrolase, with protein sequence MYNPKKRVFLSLMVVVFMIGLMVAGKVLAAETYQLIVEVTEETEGNPITAEVTVIEGDRVVAQSHGSIVQFKLGAGDYTVQVADFGFATWTNKIALTGNTTLPVVLVPENLILNGDFSKDFIPFTNAGAGVLDTNGTWQLALNAKTATGEVYIENGEGKAVIATGAGSYNVQLLNAPVVIEKGATYRVTFDARSEKEGSTICFAIGGGADVGWRKYLSENEGRFALTTTMQTYSKEFTMHSPTNEYTRIEIWMLNNDTYYFDNVKLIKIAEADQASMPQPGTLTEADEDQVEDWVLVWSEEFDGEEIDRRIWRFEIGNGHYNGIPGWGNNELQYYTDGENAFIEDGKLVIEARKEKRTDQYGTFDYTSTRMITKDKFEITYGRVEIRAKLPIGRGIWPAFWMLGSNIDTKGWPSCGEIDIMEYLGHQPDTVYGTVHGPISAGPGVGSGYTLEAGNFHEDFHVFAIEWDTDEIEFYVDDQLYHVANKYEIGANDWVFDEPHFFIINLAVGGNWPGYPDETTTFPQRLEIDYIRVYEDRDPRSIDGLEEWDCAYERAWKQPVSGPQGTPEAPVVIQVTGDQDPEYYFIADNPSLVDVVYGSNHNAHDGDIALDPWGTPYTIKQNVTFAGKNCWQVTASGGWGSVMAFMGDVYSPAAPPAAFPADLSTYDTIELKLAVSAGNTFADIKMKFAGAEHEFSLIDYGLDLAATGWQEITIPLSDFAFDLKTVTQIAIFALGGKTGADHFYVTDYYLKAE encoded by the coding sequence ATGTATAATCCGAAGAAACGGGTTTTCCTTTCTTTGATGGTTGTTGTTTTCATGATCGGTTTAATGGTGGCCGGAAAGGTACTAGCGGCCGAAACCTACCAGTTAATTGTCGAGGTGACCGAAGAGACGGAGGGCAATCCCATCACCGCCGAGGTAACTGTAATTGAAGGGGACAGGGTGGTTGCCCAAAGCCACGGCAGTATCGTTCAGTTTAAATTGGGAGCAGGCGATTATACGGTACAGGTTGCCGATTTTGGCTTTGCAACTTGGACCAATAAAATCGCGTTGACCGGGAACACGACGCTGCCGGTTGTTTTGGTGCCGGAGAATCTGATCCTAAACGGCGATTTTAGTAAAGATTTCATCCCGTTTACCAATGCCGGCGCCGGGGTGCTGGACACGAACGGCACCTGGCAACTGGCGTTGAATGCGAAGACCGCAACCGGTGAAGTTTACATCGAAAACGGCGAGGGGAAAGCGGTGATCGCGACCGGTGCGGGCTCCTATAATGTCCAGCTTTTAAACGCCCCGGTGGTCATTGAAAAAGGCGCCACCTACCGGGTGACCTTTGACGCCAGAAGCGAGAAGGAGGGTAGCACGATATGTTTTGCGATTGGCGGGGGCGCCGATGTCGGCTGGCGCAAATATCTGAGTGAAAACGAAGGGCGTTTCGCCTTAACGACGACCATGCAGACCTATAGCAAGGAATTTACCATGCATTCCCCGACGAATGAATATACCCGCATCGAAATCTGGATGTTGAACAATGATACCTATTACTTTGACAATGTCAAGCTGATCAAGATCGCTGAAGCCGACCAGGCAAGTATGCCGCAACCAGGTACTTTAACCGAAGCCGACGAAGATCAGGTGGAAGATTGGGTGCTGGTCTGGAGCGAAGAGTTTGACGGGGAAGAGATTGACCGCCGGATTTGGCGCTTTGAGATTGGCAACGGCCACTACAACGGCATTCCCGGCTGGGGGAACAATGAACTTCAGTATTATACCGATGGCGAAAATGCCTTTATCGAAGATGGGAAACTGGTCATTGAGGCCAGAAAAGAGAAGAGAACCGACCAGTACGGTACTTTTGACTATACTTCCACCAGGATGATTACCAAAGACAAGTTTGAGATCACCTACGGGCGCGTGGAAATTCGGGCGAAACTTCCCATTGGACGGGGGATCTGGCCGGCTTTCTGGATGTTGGGAAGCAACATTGATACCAAAGGCTGGCCAAGCTGCGGCGAGATCGATATCATGGAATATCTGGGACACCAACCGGACACCGTCTACGGGACCGTGCACGGGCCGATCTCGGCCGGACCGGGGGTCGGCTCCGGGTATACGCTGGAAGCGGGGAACTTCCACGAAGATTTCCACGTCTTTGCGATCGAGTGGGATACCGACGAAATCGAATTTTATGTCGATGACCAACTGTACCATGTGGCGAACAAGTATGAAATCGGGGCCAATGACTGGGTGTTTGATGAACCCCACTTCTTCATCATCAACCTGGCGGTCGGGGGGAATTGGCCGGGTTATCCCGATGAAACCACAACTTTCCCGCAGCGCCTGGAGATCGATTACATCCGGGTATATGAAGACCGGGACCCGCGAAGCATCGACGGCCTTGAAGAATGGGACTGTGCGTATGAACGCGCCTGGAAACAACCGGTAAGCGGGCCGCAGGGGACGCCGGAGGCGCCGGTGGTAATCCAAGTGACTGGGGACCAGGATCCCGAATACTACTTCATTGCCGATAATCCGTCCCTCGTCGATGTGGTATATGGCAGTAATCATAATGCCCATGACGGCGATATTGCGTTGGACCCGTGGGGCACACCCTATACCATAAAACAGAACGTTACTTTTGCGGGCAAGAACTGCTGGCAAGTGACGGCCTCCGGCGGTTGGGGATCGGTAATGGCTTTCATGGGGGATGTCTATAGTCCGGCGGCACCACCGGCCGCCTTCCCGGCCGATCTCTCAACCTATGACACTATCGAGTTAAAACTGGCCGTCAGTGCCGGGAATACCTTCGCCGACATTAAAATGAAATTTGCCGGTGCCGAGCATGAGTTTAGCTTGATCGACTACGGTTTGGACCTGGCGGCGACCGGGTGGCAGGAGATTACGATCCCCCTGTCCGACTTTGCTTTTGATCTGAAAACCGTTACTCAGATTGCCATCTTTGCGCTTGGGGGCAAAACGGGTGCCGATCACTTCTATGTGACCGACTATTATCTGAAGGCGGAGTAA
- the ytfJ gene encoding GerW family sporulation protein: MQGHPIEGLMKTAMESIKDMVDVNTILGDPVETPDGSVIIPVSRVSFGFAAGGSEFAGQQKADQRNQETDQAVLPFGGGSGAGITLNPVAFLVVNKEQTRLLPVDNNVLVDRLLDVAPQIIDKFQNMMDKPKTKKVEEVTVTQ, encoded by the coding sequence ATGCAGGGACACCCGATTGAGGGATTAATGAAGACGGCGATGGAGAGCATAAAAGATATGGTGGATGTCAACACCATTCTCGGTGATCCGGTGGAGACCCCCGATGGGAGTGTGATTATTCCTGTTTCAAGAGTCTCGTTCGGGTTTGCCGCCGGGGGGAGTGAGTTTGCTGGGCAACAAAAAGCGGACCAAAGGAATCAGGAAACAGACCAGGCGGTTCTGCCTTTCGGGGGAGGAAGCGGAGCCGGGATTACCCTAAATCCCGTGGCTTTTCTGGTGGTGAACAAAGAACAAACACGCCTGTTACCGGTGGATAATAATGTCTTGGTGGATCGGCTGCTTGATGTGGCGCCCCAAATTATTGATAAGTTCCAGAATATGATGGATAAACCGAAGACAAAAAAGGTTGAAGAAGTGACCGTCACCCAATAA
- a CDS encoding DUF2953 domain-containing protein — protein MSKLYIFRYEIPSMVWEGTAGLNQKILTAAEGFGFEENRTQEKRMGIDAYLANLLEIGRALKKYGLGGTFFYFFLPEKYRRWVTVEERFERKGRFNRFVWRTVLGGAEPAVLGPTTGLCWGAKGVIVGFLANEYRFKKPPRIMVVPNFREKNWETMLDCIFEIKLGHIIVAGIKNYLSQLGGGKNHAGTPD, from the coding sequence TTGTCCAAACTTTATATCTTTCGTTATGAAATTCCTAGTATGGTATGGGAAGGAACCGCCGGTCTAAACCAAAAGATCTTGACCGCGGCGGAAGGTTTTGGTTTCGAAGAAAACCGCACCCAAGAAAAGAGGATGGGGATCGACGCTTACCTGGCGAATTTGTTGGAGATCGGCCGGGCTTTAAAAAAATACGGGTTAGGGGGGACTTTCTTCTATTTTTTTCTTCCGGAGAAGTACCGGCGGTGGGTTACCGTCGAAGAAAGATTTGAGCGGAAAGGACGTTTTAACAGGTTTGTCTGGCGCACGGTACTTGGTGGGGCCGAGCCGGCGGTCCTCGGACCGACCACCGGACTTTGCTGGGGGGCAAAAGGGGTGATCGTCGGTTTTCTGGCCAACGAATATCGCTTCAAAAAACCGCCCCGGATCATGGTGGTACCCAACTTTCGGGAGAAAAACTGGGAAACCATGCTTGACTGCATATTTGAGATCAAGTTAGGACATATTATCGTTGCCGGAATTAAGAACTATCTAAGCCAACTTGGAGGAGGGAAAAACCATGCAGGGACACCCGATTGA
- a CDS encoding M23 family metallopeptidase, producing the protein MEQCEQRTLQVERELTPGAAGEGENEAFTPQTSAQTSPFDRLETVLLKQILVCIFIIFFLWMIGHIPGVGRGVIDRFRHVLKYGDSKRTEEKITAFAREQWHKVKNEVSSWFAVQFQPVMAPAKRSIQLSSPLFYFERREVYPDRIRFLPAPNSVVYASASGVVRVIALEKGGWKLDLDHGEGWHSLYYPCPQVYVKTGEWVNPGQEIASTGREFFWEVTNDGLPVDPRLFIEEQGLWR; encoded by the coding sequence ATGGAACAGTGTGAACAAAGGACGCTTCAAGTTGAAAGGGAACTGACACCGGGAGCCGCGGGCGAAGGGGAAAACGAAGCGTTCACTCCCCAAACCTCTGCCCAAACCTCTCCCTTTGACCGCTTGGAAACGGTACTTTTAAAACAGATTTTGGTCTGTATTTTTATCATTTTTTTCCTGTGGATGATCGGCCATATCCCCGGGGTTGGCCGCGGTGTGATCGACCGTTTTCGCCATGTCTTGAAATATGGCGATTCAAAACGTACCGAAGAAAAAATAACCGCTTTTGCCCGCGAGCAATGGCACAAGGTGAAAAACGAGGTTTCTTCCTGGTTTGCCGTTCAGTTTCAACCGGTAATGGCTCCCGCCAAACGAAGTATCCAGCTTTCTTCCCCTCTTTTCTATTTTGAACGCCGGGAGGTTTATCCGGACCGGATTCGTTTTCTTCCCGCCCCCAACTCGGTGGTTTACGCTTCCGCGTCGGGGGTCGTTCGGGTGATCGCGCTGGAGAAAGGCGGATGGAAATTGGATTTGGACCATGGTGAAGGCTGGCATAGTCTCTATTATCCCTGCCCACAGGTTTACGTCAAAACCGGAGAATGGGTCAATCCGGGGCAGGAGATTGCCAGCACCGGCCGGGAATTTTTTTGGGAGGTCACCAATGACGGCTTGCCCGTAGACCCCCGGTTATTCATTGAAGAACAGGGTTTATGGCGCTGA
- a CDS encoding response regulator codes for MGTISMLDPNQTKNQGVLIVDDQRIMRLVLSSILTDTGIKVLGQASNGLEALELYSQLKPMVVLLDLLMPVMDGFTTMEKLLAYDPKANIVICSSMQHKFYVSRALKQGAKDFLVKPFRKEQVCAAVNKLMVGATLIHHYPRYLILD; via the coding sequence GTGGGTACGATTTCTATGCTTGACCCTAACCAAACAAAAAACCAGGGTGTCCTCATTGTCGACGATCAACGGATCATGCGTTTGGTTTTAAGCTCTATCCTGACCGATACAGGGATTAAAGTCCTGGGACAAGCCAGCAACGGCTTGGAAGCTTTGGAATTATATTCCCAATTGAAACCGATGGTGGTCCTTCTTGATCTGCTAATGCCAGTAATGGATGGGTTTACCACCATGGAGAAACTACTGGCCTATGACCCAAAAGCAAATATTGTGATCTGCTCCTCCATGCAGCATAAATTCTATGTTTCCCGTGCTTTAAAACAAGGAGCGAAAGATTTTTTGGTCAAACCTTTCCGGAAAGAACAAGTGTGTGCGGCGGTTAACAAACTGATGGTGGGGGCGACCCTCATCCACCATTACCCCCGCTATCTAATCTTGGACTGA